TACCTTCACGTACAGTTTCAACAATACCTTCAAAACGGTTCTCAGCACTGATCAACATCTCACCTGTACCCAATAGTACAGAGGTCGATTTGAAGATCGCTGTTACATCATCACCTTCCTTTAACCCTAAAGTCTCTACAGCATCATTTGTAATCACAGAGATCAGTGTGTTACCGCTTTTCAACTGTAAAAAGAGCTGGCTATTGACCTTTCCTTTTACGATCTTTTCTATTCTGCCTGAGAGTTGATTTCTTGCACTAATCTGCATAGAGAGCCTTCCTATCGTTTTGAGTGTACCTTTATCTACATCGGTAACGAGTTTTAACCTTTCCAAGAAACGTTTTTGCTCCTCCTTGAGCACCGTATACGTCCTAAGAAGGTTTTCTCCATACTCAGTCAATGTAGTACCACCTCCGCCTTTACCACCGGTCTCTCTGGATACTATAGGAGTATGAGAAAGGTTATTCATCGTATCAACTGCATCCCATGCAGCTTTATAGCTCATCGGTACTGCTTTGGCAGCTTTGGAAATGGAACCGTAATTTTTGATTGCTTTTAGAAGCTCGATCCTTTTTTCAAGTAAAAAGGGCTGATCAGACAGCTCGAGCGTAAGATTTGAAGTAAGCTCCATATTTTTCCCTTGTCCTCATAAAACACGATTAAACGTATCATATATTATATATCAATAATTTTAACATCACTTGATATACCGGAGAGACACCTGCTCTCCCAGTATACATCAGAAGAAGTTAGCATTAAACTTAATCATTATCTATATAAAGATTCTTCAGGACCTGGATCATGCTGTTAATGGATTTTTGAGTTGTCGACTCTTCTACCGTATGATATCCAATCGTAGGAAACTGTAATGTTGCACCCTGTATCTGTCCATGGGAAGCATTGATCAGTCTTCCAAGCTCGGTCACACCTAAAGAGCCTTGTTTATTCTCCTGTGCCATGATGTTTTTAAGATACGCATCTTTAAAATGATAATTTATATTATTTTCCAGTGCGATCTTTTTGACCTTGTTTTTCATCGGTGACCTGAAAACTGCATTTTCATCTCTATTTCGCAGTACGATATCAAGTCCATTGATATCGTCGACATGATTATATGGACTGGTATCCAATACCAATAGTTCCTTGGTATCAATATTGAATCTTCTAAAATACTCAAGTAAAAATCTCCAGCTACGGCCTGCCTCTTCTGAAGCAGTAAAGAAAGCCGTTCCCTGAAACCCTAAATGAAACAAGTAAAGGATTAAAGCCACAGAGATAACATTATCCAACTGTGCAGAAACCAACCCTTCCGGTGTGATCTCCAACTTATCCATAAATGCAATAGGCGTACCTGGAAAAAGATGGTCCAATCCGTCAATTTTGAAAATAATATTGTGCCTTCGGCTGCATAGATAGGCATCAGTGATCATACCAAGTCCCAGATATCCTCCTGACCAAGGATTATATGCCTGAACTTTTTGGTCTTTAAAACGCATTTCAAAGTTTTTCAACAGCTGTTCGGAGTTTGAATTTCCCAGAAGGTCTGCCTGGTTTTTAGCAATAAATGCTGCGTACTGAAACTCATTGTATCCGGTACATATCAGTCCGTGTCTATCTGCATGAGCAGAGATATATCCGCTTTGAGGGTTAGAACCTTTTGCAACCAATACACCATCATAATACTCAACAGTTAGATCCAGCTCTTCAAGTTCACGTTTCAAGAACATAAAAAAAGGATGCTCAGCACCCACGACACAAGGGACTCTGATCAACTGCTTCAATATATCGTAAAAGAGTTCCATCTACTCTATAATCTCCTCATTGTTAAGTTCAATAAATTCACTTTCTTCTATTGCATTTTCAATAAAATGCCCTATTTTATTCTCTGCTGCTTCAAGATTACTGAACTTGGCAATATGAAAAATCGCATCCCCTTCTTGTACAAGAGGAATCTCTGATTTTCCTATTATGACTCCGTCAAATGGAGCCAATACCTCATAATGACTATCATCAAGCAGATCGTCAATATAGGCAATGACCCCATCTTTTTTCACAGTATCTCCAAGCGCTTTAATTGTACGTATGATACCACTGTGCGTTGCCCTGATCCACTTGCTTGATCTTGTAACGACAGGGGTCTTTTTACGTCCTTTCTTAATCTGTTTTGGCAACATTCCATTTTCTCTAAGCACATTGATAATACCCTTCACACCAATACGTATACTCTTCTCATCAAAGCGCAACGCCTCTCCTGCTTCATAAAGAAGGATCGGTATATCATTATCTTGTGCAACGGCTCTAAGTGAACCATCCCTTGTTTCAGAGTGGAGTATCACCGGTGCCTCAAAAGCCTTTGCCAAAGTAAAGGTATAATCATTATCGATATTAGTCCTCACCTGTGGCAGGTTTGACTTGTGAATAGAAGCTGTATGCAGATCTATCCCTAAATCACACTTACTGACGATCTCCTGAAAGAAAGTATGTGCAATACGACTTGCCAAAGAACCTTTGGTACTTCCAGGGAAGCTTCGGTTCAAATCCCTTCTATCAGGCAGATAGCGTGAGAGTGTCATTGTGCCGTAAATATTAACGATAGGCACAAGGATTATCGTTCCTCGTACTCTTTTGAGGATCTTGAGCCTTCTAAAACGCCGAATAATCTCGATACCGTTCAGCTCATCTCCATGTATTGCAGCACTTATGAAAATAATCGGACCGTTTTTTTTACCGCTTATTACTCGCACAGGAAGTTGTGTAGGCGTACTGTAGAGCCTCGGAAGATCAAGCATCAGCTTGGTCTCCTTACCTCTGAGTATTGGAGTACCTGCGATAGTCAAGACAGTTTTTGGCATCTATGCTCCGATAGTATCTTTCTTTCTGCGTTTGCGCTTCCCTACCGTATCACTTTGTGCGGTCGCGTTTTCTGCGATATAATCCATGATCTTGCCTGCGATATCTATACCTGTCGATTTTTCGATACCTTCTAATCCCGGAGAAGAGTTTACCTCCATAACAAGCGGACCGCGATCGGATGGTATCATATCTACACCACATACACCAAGGCCCATCGCTTTCGCTGCTGCAATGGCAGTCGCTCTCTCTTTTCTTGTAAGCTTGTGCGCTGTAGCACTTCCACCTTGGTGAAGATTTGATCTGAAGTCACCCTCAGCACCTTGACGTTTCATAGCACCCACTACTTTACCGTTTACGACAAGTGCTCTGATATCTGCACCGCCGGCTTCTTCTATATACTCTTGGACCAAAAGGTTCACTTCCATCCCGTAAAATGCATCAAGTACAGACTTAGCAGCTTTTTCACTATCTACCAGTACGACACCTACACCTTGTGTTCCCTCAAGGATTTTTAGAACCAACGGGGCACCACCGCTTAGTGCAATAACATCTTTTGCACTCGATTTATTTGAAGCGAAGATCGTTTTTGGCATATCTACACCTTTTTTAGAAAGTACCTGTAGACTTCTAAGTTTATCACGGCTTCTTGCTATCGCAAGATTTCCTGAAGTGCTGAACGATCCCATGATCTCAAAATGCCTGACCATTGCAGTCCCATAAAATGTTCTACTGGCACCGATACGAGGGATAATTGCATCAGGAAGAGGTAACTCTTCTCCCATATAACTGATCTTAAGTTCACCCTTCATGATCTCAATAGAACATTTAAGGTAATCAATTACTCTGACATCCCATCCTCTTTGCTCGGCAGCTTCTACCAACCTTCTTGTAGAGTAAAGTTTTTTATTGCGAGAAAGTATATATACTCTCATTATTCTTCCTAAAATAAATTTGTGATCGAAAGATCACCGTTTTGTTTTCAACCGCAATTTTATAGTAAAAGTATGACTTTTGCGGTAACTTTTTTGCTATTTTTTTGACAAATATTCCTGTGATACATCTACCAAAAATTTCCCTGAAAGGAACTTCCTTCCAATAAGCATCGGATACTTCATATCTGCACGGTTCGTAAGAGAGATGACACACTTATATTTTTGACCGAAAAAATCTACTTCTACCTCAATTGAGGGGCGTAACTGCAACTCTCCGTTAGAACTTCTGACTTTTTTTAGTTTATAAAGAGGCAGTTGCATACGTTTACCGTGATAAGCAGGATGTACTTCATCCAGTAACGTAAAATGTACCATATTATTCTCATCAATCTCTATATCATCACAGTGTAATGCATTAGAATCCGCACCTGTATCTACTTTAGCATCCAGATCAAAGAGTTCCAGATCAATGATTGATATTAGCTCTTTACTTCCGATTACCTGTTTCTTATTCATTTATTTCCTTCTTAACTCTTTTTTTATAATAACACAATTTTTGATCAAAACTCCATCGAATGAAATAAAAACATGATGTATTCTAGGCTGATTTGTAACTTAAATAGTGGTGAAATTAACTTTGTAACAGTTATTTTTGATACACTTTTTTAAATTATTGAATGGAATACTATGAAAATTCGAATTTACTACGAAGATACGGATGCAGGCGGAATTGTTTACCATACAAACTATATCAAGTATTGTGAAAGGGCGAGGTCTGAACACTTTTTCAGTCGTGGAATAATGCCTGGAGAAGGGAACAAGTACGGTTTTGTCGTACGTAAGATCACTGCAGATTTTCTTGGAAGTGCCGTTCTCGGTGATGTATTAGAAGTTAAAACATCAATCCTCAATTTTAAGAACAGCAGCATGACCCTACTTCAAGAAATCACCAACGAAAATAAAATACTCTTTAGTATGGAAGTACTGCTTGTGTATGTCGAAGAAGGCAAACCGCGTCGTGTCCCTGATCACTTGGCAGACATTTTGATGGATTTGAATAAATCATAATTTAGTTATAAACTTCTAAATACAGAGTAGTGTATTAAGTCATTTTACGTATAAATAATTAGACGGAAATATTTAGATAGATTTGTTGTTGAGTAAAAGTAGAAAAGAGATGAGAGGCATAGATGCCTCTCAAAAGAAGGTGAATTACTTCACCATTGCTTCAAGTTCTTCAGCAGAAACTTGGTCAAAGTTAAGGTATTTATATACGCTCTCTTTGTTTGCATCTGTGATCTTTTTGTTTACGATCTCAAGATACTCTTCTTTATTTGGAAGACGTCCTAGAAGTGCTGCTACTGCTGCAACTTCCGCTGACCCTAGATAAACTTGCGCACCTTTTCCAAGTCTGTTGTCGAAGTTTCTTGTAGATGTTGAGAATACGATAGCATTGTCTGCAACTCTAGCTTGGTTACCCATACAAAGTGAACATCCAGGAACCTCAGTTCTCGCACCAGCTGCACCGAAGATCGCATAGTAACCCTCTTCAGTCAATGTCTTCTCATCCATCTTGGTCGGTGGTACTACCCACAGCTTAGCCTTAACAGCACCCTCACCTTTAAGGACTTCACCAAGTGCTCTGAATAAACCGATGTTAGTCATACAAGAACCAACGAATACTTCATCAATTCTCTCAGTCGGTCTGCTTGGATCAGCAAGTACTTCTGAAAGTGTAGCTACGTCATCCGGATCGTTTGGACAAGCTAAGATAGGCTCAGTGATCTCATTAAGATCGATCTCGATAACTGCTGCATATTCTGCATCTGCATCAGCTTCTAGAAGCTCTGGATTCTTCAACCACTCTCTCATCTTGTCTGCTCTTCTTTGAAGTGTTGCAGCATCTTGGTAACCATCTTTGATCATCTCTTCTATAAGAGCGATGTTAGAGTTTAGGTACTCGATGATTGGTTCTTTATCAAGTTTTACTGTACAAGCTGCAGCAGATCTCTCAGCAGATGCATCTGAAAGCTCAAATGCTTGCTCACACTTCAATGTTTCAAGACCTTCAATCTCAAGTACACGTCCGGCAAAGATATTTTTCTTACCTTTTTTCTCAACAGTCAATAGACCGTCTTTGATCGCTTGGTAAGGAATTGCATTTACAAGGTCACGTAGTGTGATACCCGGTTGCATTTCACCTTTGAATCTTACAAGAACAGACTCTGGCATAGTTAGCGGCATCATACCTGTTACACCGGCAAATGCTACAAGACCAGAACCAGCAGGGAATGAGATACCGATAGGGAATCTTGTATGTGAATCACCACCTGTACCTACAGTATCCGGAAGACAAAGTCTGTTTAGCCATGAGTGGATAACACCGTCACCCGGTCTAAGGATCACACCTTTTCTGCTAGTCCAGAAGTCTGGAAGTGTATGCTGAAGCTTGATGTCTGCAGGTTTTGGATACGCTGCAGTATGACAGAATGACTGCATTACCATATCAGCACCAAAACTTAGTGCAGCAAGCTCTTTGATCTCATCTCTTGTCATTGGACCTGTTGTATCTTGAGAACCTACAGTTGTAGCAACCGGCTCACAGTATACACCTGGTTTTACACCAGCAAGACCACAAGCCTTACCTACCATTTTTTGTGCAAGTGTGTATCCCTTACCGTTGTCAGCAGGCTGATCTGGTGCCATAAACATATCTGAAGCTCCCATACCGAGTGCTTCTCTTGCTTTAGCAGTCAAACCTTTACCAATGATCAACGGGATACGACCACCTGCTCTCATCTCATCTGGTAGTGTGTTTGGAGAAAGTGCAAACTCAGATACTACTGCACCGTTTTTCTCAATTACACCATCAAATGGTTTTACGGTTATCACATCACCAGTCTCTAGATCATCTACTGGAGCCTGGATAGGAAGACATCCTGAATCCTCTGCAGTGTTGAAGAAAATTGGAGCGATAATTGAACCAATAACAACACCACCTGTTCTTTTGTTAGGAATACCAGGGATGTCTTCACCCATGTGCCATTGTACTGAGTTGATACCAGATTTTCTTGACGAACCTGTACCTACAACGTCACCAACGTATGCAAGCGGGTGACCTTTAGCTTTTAGCTCTGCCATTGTCTCAAGCGGGTTTTCCATTCTTGCTACTAGCATTGAGTTAGCGTGAAGTGGGATATCCGCTCTTGTAAATGCTTCAGAAGCAGGTGAAAGGTCGTCAGTGTTGGTTTCACCTGGGATTTTGTATACAGTTACAGTGATCTCTTTAGCAAGCTCTGGTTTATTTGTAAACCACTCTGCATTTGCCCAAGACTCAATCACTTCTTTTGCTTTTGCATTACCTGCATCCATCATCTCTTTTACATCATTGAAAGAGTTATATACAAGAATAGTATTTTTAAGCTCTTCAGCAGCTGTATCAGCTACTTCACCGCCAAGTTTCAATGCCTCTACAAGTGGTTGTACGTTAAATCCACCAAGCATTTTTCCAAGGATCTGACATGCTTTTACTGCATCGATCGCATCACATTTAGCGTTATCTTGAACGATATCGTTTAGGAATGCAGCTTTTACATATGCTGCATCATCAACCCCAGCAGGAACTTTATTTTCAAACATATCCATTGCATAATCTTGGTCAGCAATAGGTGATACTTTAAGTAATTCTACTAATTCAGCTACTTGCTCAGCAGTGAGAGGAAGTGGTGGTACACCAAGCTCAGCACGCTCAGCAGTATGTGCTTTATATTCTTCGATTAAGGCCATATTAGGTCTCCTAAGTTTGGTTTTGTATCAAGATTATACCGATATGTGTTTATAAAGTTATTGTTCTAATAAGAAGAAGTAAAACGAAGAGGTGTTTTGTGTAGGTTTGATACAGGAAATTGGGAAAGTGTTACAATATTTCCCTATTTCCTTTGGCATTAGGTTCTGACAGTACCCCCATTGCCTCAAGCTGTTCGATAATATTTGCTGAACGGTTGTAACCAATCTGTAACTTTCTCTGCAAATAGGATATAGAGGTTTTTTTATCACTTAAAATAACTGCTTTTGCCTCTTCATAAAGTGGATCAAGCTCCATATCACCGGCATCTGAAGTTCCGCCTTCACTACTGCCGGCGACTAGATAGTTTTCGTCATACTCCGGCTCTCGCTGAGCCTTGATATACTCGACAATCTTCTCGATCTCTTCTTCAGTACTCCAAGGAGCATGCAAACGTACCAGTCCAGTAGATCCAGGAGGCGTAAATAGACCATCCCCACGTCCTAACAGGCTCTCCGCACCCATCGTGTCAAGTATGACCTTTGAATCGATTCTTTGTCCAACCCTGTAACTCAGACGTGAAGGAAGATTTGCTTTTATCAAACCTGTAACAACATCTACACTCGGTCGTTGTGTTGCTACGATCAAATGGATACCAGAAGCCCTAGCCATCTGTGCAAGACGTGCAATCGAGAACTCTACCTCTTTCCCTCCTGTCATCATCAAATCAGCCAACTCGTCAATTACCACTACGATATATGGGAACGGTTCAGCAGAGCCGTCCTTTTTTACTTTTTCATTATAGTTTTCTATGTTCTTGGTACGATTCTCAGCCATCAGCTTATAACGGCGCTCCATTTCGCCAACCATGTTCGCTAGTGCTGCGATCGCTTTTTTTGCATCAATGATAACAGGGGTCAAGAGATGCGGAATGTCATTGTAGATAGAAAACTCCAACATCTTAGGATCGATAAGCATCAATTTAAGATGATCAGGATCATTTCTATATAGTAAAGAAAGGATCATAGCATTGATCCCTACTGATTTACCCGATCCCGTAGTACCCGCAATAAGAATATGCGGAAGCTTCTTAATATCTGTTACAAAGGGTTTCCCTACGATATCTTTCCCCAGAGCCACAGTCAACGGAGAGCTAGATGTTGTAAAGATCTCAGATTCAAGTATCTCTCTAAGATAAATCGTATCAACATTGTCGTTAGGGATCTCAATCCCTACGACGTCACGACCGGGGATCGGTGCCTGGATACGGATCGTTTCTGCTTGTAATGCCATAGCGAGGTCATCTTGCAAGTTAAGGATCTTTGATACCTTTACATGAGGAGCCGGTTTAAACTCAAATGTAGTTACTAAAGGTCCAGAGTAAGTACGTACTACATCACCCTCGATCTTGAACTGCTCTAGTTTGGCTAAAAGTTCACCAATCTTACGGTCAATCTCCGCTTCATTCATTTTTTTAGTTGTCTTAGGTGCTTTTTGTAAAAAATCCAATTTTGGCAATCTGAAGTTTTTAGGCTTCTCAACTTGCCCTTTTTCAATCTGGTCAAGCAGTTTTGAATTCTCTTCAAGTTCATCTACGATTGTTACATTAGAACTGTTTTTAGATGTCAAAGAAAGAGGAGGTTTTCTATTACTCTCAACTTCCATTGCTTCTTCCATCTCTTTTTCAAATATAGTGATCTCCTGAATAACCGGATCATCGATCTCTTCTTCCCAAGGCAATGGTTCATCACGTAATGAAAATGGCTCAGCTTTATTTTTTATAACTTTTTGTACAGGTTTTTTAGTAATTGTCTGTCTCTTTGTTGACACTTCCATTTCAGGCATCATCTCATCTTCGAGTTTTGGTGATGCAAAAGGATTGGTAAATATTTTTTTGAAAATACCCTTCAGAGCAACCATGAATTTTTTCAATGCCGATAACCATGAGGACAAAGACATACCCGGGACATTGACATCCTTTGGACTAAAATCATCATCTAGGATAAAAACCAATGAAAGTAATGTGATCAAAAGCCAGGAGAGCCAAAGGCCTGCTTTGCCTATGTACGGTTCAAGAAATTCTACGATCTGTGTACCTATGAATCCTGCTTTTTCAAGATCAAAGACCAATGACTCCAGAAAGATCAAACCGATAAACAGAAGTATCCATCCTAAATAGAAGTCAATCTCTTTGGCTTTGGACTTATCTTTAAAAAGTTTATAAAGAGGATAAAAAAGAATAAAAAGATTGATATATGCAAGATATCCAAAGAGAAAGATATTTGTCTGACCGATCTTTTCTCCAATATTTCCTACAAGACCTGTCCCTAAAAAGAGCGTTGAAAAAGCTGCATAAATAAAGAGTATGGAGGTAATAATAAGTGCGATTTTCACATCTATTCCCTGTATTTCGTTTAATATTAATTAATGAAGATATTATATCACAATATTATAAGGGGTTATTGAAATATCCCATTTTGAGCTTTTTCGTATAGAAAACAGTTCTTTTTTACACAACAATTATGTTTTATGATATTTTCTGATCTTTACTCTACAAACATACGAAAAGTTGATTTATTTTTTAAACAAGACTTAAGGTTACACTGCGTAGAATTCCACTCTACATTTCGTATGTAGGATGCCTCGATGGTGGAATTGGTAGACACGCCAGACTCAAAATCTGGTGGGGCGACCCGTGCCGGTTCGACTCCGGCTCGAGGTACCATTTGATAGAACGTTTTTTTGGCAAAGCCAAACAAAACTACGTTAACACTGAGTTTGCTTCAGCAGTATGCTCACGAAACTAGTTTCGTTTGTTTTCTCAAACTAAATGGTTCATCTATCATTATTTAGGACGCGGGAATAGCTCAGTTGGCTAGAGCGTCTGCCTTCCAAGCTGAGGGTCGCGGGTTCGAGTCCCGTTTCCCGCTCCACTAAATTATTTGGCTTTCTTCTTAAATAAGCAGCAAAGCTACTTAATAAATTCATCTCACTAAAGCTGTTACTTTGCAACGAACAGTGATAATGGTAGCGCGGGCGTAGCTCAGGGGTAGAGCATAACCTTGCCAAGGTTAGGGTCGACGGTTCGAATCCGTTCGCCCGCTCCATTTATATCTCTACATCTATTTTTGCTATAATCCATTTACCTTGCATTGAAGTAGTTTATATGTCTGATTTTGTCGTCGTTTTTATTTTTGTACTTTATCCTTTTTATATCATTATCATTAGCCTCATTACAAAAATGATACTACCGCTCTTTTCGATTACTCCACCTACTTTTTTTACTCTTTTAAAAAAATATAGCCTTATATTTTTTATTATGTTCTTGCCTTTACCTGTACTATCAGGTTTTATTTTTGCTTTTTTTAACGATATTTCAATACCACTAATTGTATTAGTGACCTTCTATATATACTTACAACACTACTTAATGAAAACATATATACTTACTGCTAAAAGAAAAACGCTTCCTTATAAAGCGATAACTACGATTTTTGTTTTATTGATACTCTCAGTTTCATTGATTTTTTTGGCATTAGATAATGTTCCACGATATATGAGTTGGTATACGTTAGATGATGAAAAGATCACATCCAGTGCAATAAGTTACTCTGGTAATGCACCTGTATGCTTGTATATAGTAGAGTGCAGTTCTGGTGTTCCAAAACTTGAACTCATATCTGATATAGATAAACTCAACTTAGATGAAATAAAAGAACTTATTTGGAAGAGACGTATTTATAATTTTTGTGAAGGATATACTGAAAATATCGTATTAGACTTCCCTGAAGATACAAATATAAGTAGTGCAAGATGGTCTTTTTATAATGATAGGTTTATAACCAATAATGGTCATTGGCAAGGTAGTTGGGTAAGTATTTACGATTGGGAAAAATGTACAGTAGAGAAAGCAACATGGAACAAACAGAACTAAAGCTTTACATTCTTTTTGTTATAATCTCCATAATTAAATAAAAGGGATATTTTGAAAATCGTCGTAGCCATTACTGGTGCCAGCGGTGTAGAGCTAGGCAAAAAGTTTGTCGATTATCTGCCTGAAGGTATCGAAGCCCATGTTGTAGTCTCTGATAATGCTCTTACTGTAGAATCTTTTGAAAATAAACAAGTCACACTGCACCAAAATGAAAATATCGCTGCCTCAGTCTCCAGCGGCTCCTTTAGAGTAGATGCCACAGCGATCATCCCTTGCAGTATGAATACACTGGCAAAGATCGCATGCGGGATCAGCGATAACCTTGCTACCAGAGTGGCAGCCGTAGCACTCAAAGAACAAAAAAAGTTACTTCTAGCTCCTCGTGAACTTCCTTTTTCAGCTATTGCACTGGAAAATATGCAAAAACTTGCTACACTTGGCGTCATCATAGCTCCGCCTGTATTGGGGTACTACTCAGACTCTAGTTCTTTAGATGAAATGGAACGTTTTATTATCGGAAAATGGTATGATGCACTTGGCATAGAAAACAATTTATTTGAAAGATGGAAATAAGATGAGTACATATAAAAGAGCAATCTATCCCGGAACATTTGATCCTATCACCAACGGACACCTGGATATCATCAGACGTGCCCATAGAATGTTTGATGAGATCATTATAGCAGTAGCGGAATCAGAGGCAAAAAAACCGATGTTTAACTTCGCACAGCGCGTACATATGGTTAAAGCGGTTACTGCTGATCTACCTAACATTCAAGTAAGAGGGTTTAATAACCTACTGGTGAATCTTTCTGATGAACTGGATGCAAATATCATCATCCGCGGGCTTAGAGCAGTCAGTGACTTTGAGTATGAACTACAGA
This is a stretch of genomic DNA from Sulfurovum zhangzhouensis. It encodes these proteins:
- a CDS encoding TOBE domain-containing protein; its protein translation is MELTSNLTLELSDQPFLLEKRIELLKAIKNYGSISKAAKAVPMSYKAAWDAVDTMNNLSHTPIVSRETGGKGGGGTTLTEYGENLLRTYTVLKEEQKRFLERLKLVTDVDKGTLKTIGRLSMQISARNQLSGRIEKIVKGKVNSQLFLQLKSGNTLISVITNDAVETLGLKEGDDVTAIFKSTSVLLGTGEMLISAENRFEGIVETVREGTVNAEVVIKIGELDRIVAVLTKDSVEQLGIESGCKVFTLIKSADIMIGK
- a CDS encoding bifunctional aconitate hydratase 2/2-methylisocitrate dehydratase, whose translation is MALIEEYKAHTAERAELGVPPLPLTAEQVAELVELLKVSPIADQDYAMDMFENKVPAGVDDAAYVKAAFLNDIVQDNAKCDAIDAVKACQILGKMLGGFNVQPLVEALKLGGEVADTAAEELKNTILVYNSFNDVKEMMDAGNAKAKEVIESWANAEWFTNKPELAKEITVTVYKIPGETNTDDLSPASEAFTRADIPLHANSMLVARMENPLETMAELKAKGHPLAYVGDVVGTGSSRKSGINSVQWHMGEDIPGIPNKRTGGVVIGSIIAPIFFNTAEDSGCLPIQAPVDDLETGDVITVKPFDGVIEKNGAVVSEFALSPNTLPDEMRAGGRIPLIIGKGLTAKAREALGMGASDMFMAPDQPADNGKGYTLAQKMVGKACGLAGVKPGVYCEPVATTVGSQDTTGPMTRDEIKELAALSFGADMVMQSFCHTAAYPKPADIKLQHTLPDFWTSRKGVILRPGDGVIHSWLNRLCLPDTVGTGGDSHTRFPIGISFPAGSGLVAFAGVTGMMPLTMPESVLVRFKGEMQPGITLRDLVNAIPYQAIKDGLLTVEKKGKKNIFAGRVLEIEGLETLKCEQAFELSDASAERSAAACTVKLDKEPIIEYLNSNIALIEEMIKDGYQDAATLQRRADKMREWLKNPELLEADADAEYAAVIEIDLNEITEPILACPNDPDDVATLSEVLADPSRPTERIDEVFVGSCMTNIGLFRALGEVLKGEGAVKAKLWVVPPTKMDEKTLTEEGYYAIFGAAGARTEVPGCSLCMGNQARVADNAIVFSTSTRNFDNRLGKGAQVYLGSAEVAAVAALLGRLPNKEEYLEIVNKKITDANKESVYKYLNFDQVSAEELEAMVK
- a CDS encoding succinylglutamate desuccinylase/aspartoacylase family protein, whose protein sequence is MPKTVLTIAGTPILRGKETKLMLDLPRLYSTPTQLPVRVISGKKNGPIIFISAAIHGDELNGIEIIRRFRRLKILKRVRGTIILVPIVNIYGTMTLSRYLPDRRDLNRSFPGSTKGSLASRIAHTFFQEIVSKCDLGIDLHTASIHKSNLPQVRTNIDNDYTFTLAKAFEAPVILHSETRDGSLRAVAQDNDIPILLYEAGEALRFDEKSIRIGVKGIINVLRENGMLPKQIKKGRKKTPVVTRSSKWIRATHSGIIRTIKALGDTVKKDGVIAYIDDLLDDSHYEVLAPFDGVIIGKSEIPLVQEGDAIFHIAKFSNLEAAENKIGHFIENAIEESEFIELNNEEIIE
- a CDS encoding ATP-dependent zinc protease family protein, with protein sequence MNKKQVIGSKELISIIDLELFDLDAKVDTGADSNALHCDDIEIDENNMVHFTLLDEVHPAYHGKRMQLPLYKLKKVRSSNGELQLRPSIEVEVDFFGQKYKCVISLTNRADMKYPMLIGRKFLSGKFLVDVSQEYLSKK
- the rimK gene encoding 30S ribosomal protein S6--L-glutamate ligase, with the protein product MRVYILSRNKKLYSTRRLVEAAEQRGWDVRVIDYLKCSIEIMKGELKISYMGEELPLPDAIIPRIGASRTFYGTAMVRHFEIMGSFSTSGNLAIARSRDKLRSLQVLSKKGVDMPKTIFASNKSSAKDVIALSGGAPLVLKILEGTQGVGVVLVDSEKAAKSVLDAFYGMEVNLLVQEYIEEAGGADIRALVVNGKVVGAMKRQGAEGDFRSNLHQGGSATAHKLTRKERATAIAAAKAMGLGVCGVDMIPSDRGPLVMEVNSSPGLEGIEKSTGIDIAGKIMDYIAENATAQSDTVGKRKRRKKDTIGA
- a CDS encoding YbgC/FadM family acyl-CoA thioesterase — its product is MKIRIYYEDTDAGGIVYHTNYIKYCERARSEHFFSRGIMPGEGNKYGFVVRKITADFLGSAVLGDVLEVKTSILNFKNSSMTLLQEITNENKILFSMEVLLVYVEEGKPRRVPDHLADILMDLNKS
- a CDS encoding peptidase M42 produces the protein MELFYDILKQLIRVPCVVGAEHPFFMFLKRELEELDLTVEYYDGVLVAKGSNPQSGYISAHADRHGLICTGYNEFQYAAFIAKNQADLLGNSNSEQLLKNFEMRFKDQKVQAYNPWSGGYLGLGMITDAYLCSRRHNIIFKIDGLDHLFPGTPIAFMDKLEITPEGLVSAQLDNVISVALILYLFHLGFQGTAFFTASEEAGRSWRFLLEYFRRFNIDTKELLVLDTSPYNHVDDINGLDIVLRNRDENAVFRSPMKNKVKKIALENNINYHFKDAYLKNIMAQENKQGSLGVTELGRLINASHGQIQGATLQFPTIGYHTVEESTTQKSINSMIQVLKNLYIDND